The Helicobacter sp. 'house sparrow 1' genome includes the window GAAGTTTGGTTCGCAGTTTGTGCGCGCTGGAAATATTATTGTTCGCCAGAGAGGGACAAAGGTTCATTTGGGTGAAAATGTAGGGATGGGAAAAGACCATACAATTTTTGCACTCATTGATGGGATTGTAAAGTTCCAACAAAAAACAAAAGACAGAAAGAAAGTTTCTGTTATTCCTGCTTAATTTTGCTTCTATCTTCTAGATTCCTCAAATATATGGAATCTAGGAGTTTTGTGAATGATCAAACATAAAGGGAGCTTTTTATCATCTCGCTGGAAAATTTTTAGAGCCAATAGGCGTGCTTATTTTTCGCTTTGGATTTTTTGTATTCTACTTTTTTTATCTACCTTTGCTAATTTTATTGCAAATGACAAACCCATTTTAATCTATAAGAATCAAAAGTTTTATTTTCCTGTAATTTTTCAATACTCTGAAAGAGAGTTTGGGGGATTTTTTGAAACAGAGGCTCAATATAGTGATGGATATTTTAAAAAAGATCTTTTACAAGATTCTTTTGTAGTCTGGCCACTGATTAAATACTCCTATGATAGTATTATTTGGGATCTTCAAGAACCAGCACCAATATCCCCTAGCTTAAAACATTTGCTTGGTACTGATGATCAAGCAAGAGATGTTTTGGCAAGACTTATTTATGCATATAGAGTCTCTTTGTGGTTTGGTATTTTACTTTGCATTTCTAGCGTTACTGTAGGAGTTTTCATCGGTGCTATACAGGGGTTTTATGGAGGTAGGATTGATTTATTTACGCAAAGATTAGTGGAAATATGGAGTGGCATACCATTGCTTTTTTTAATGATGATTCTCTCAAGTTTTGTAACCCCAAGTTTTTGGTGGATTTTAATGATTGTTTTATTGTTTAGTTGGATGGGAATTGTTGGTGTTGTAAGAGCTGAGTTTTTGCGTGGTAGGAATATGGATTACATTAAGATAGCAAAAACCTTGGGTGTTAGTGATTTGAGCATTATTTTTAAACATCTCTTGCCTAATGCAATGGTTGCGACAATTACTTATATTCCTTTTATTATCACAGGTAGTATTGCAACTTTAATTAGTTTGGATTTTTTAGGTTTTGGGATGCCTGTTGGGAGTGCTTCTCTTGGAGAACTTTTACAACAAGGAAAAAATAATCTTTATGCTCCACATCTTGCAATTATTTCATTTTTTGCTGTTGCAATTTTACTATCTATCTTGGTTTTTATTGGAGAGGGAGTAAGAGATGCTTTTAACCCCAAGAAAAATAAAAGATAGCCTAATGATTGAATTTAAAAATTTTACCGCTGGTTTTAGTAAGGGATTTGTATTGCAAGATATTAATCTTTCAATAAACTCTGGAGAATTTCTTGCCCTTGTTGGAGAATCTGGAAGTGGTAAAAGTCTTTTGGCTAGTATGATGTTGGGTTTGTGGAGCGAATTTAGTTATGAAATTTTTAATGGAGATTTATTGATTGATGGAGTGAGTATCAAATCTCAATCACAAAGATTTTTTCATCAAAAAAGGAGAGAATTCTTTGGTTATATCCCACAAAATCCTCTTGAAGCCTTAAATCCTTTGCAGAAGATTTCCAAGCAAATGTTAGAAACTCTAAAACTCTCATTTCCATTTTTAACAAAAATGCAGATCAAGGATAAGATACAAAAAGCTTTCTTATCAGCAAATCTTAGTTTAGATCTATTAGATTCCTACCCATATGAATTAAGTGGAGGACAAAATCAAAGAGTTTTGATATTGCAAAATGTGCTAAAAAATCCTAAGATTTTGATTTGTGATGAACCTACTACTGCTCTAGATAGCAATATCCAAAAACAGGTTTTGGAATTTTTATTTCAAGAATGTCGTGAGAAGAATATCGCACTTTTGCTAATTAGCCATGACTTAAATATTGTGCGCTCTTTTGTAGAAAAGATTTGTGTGATGCATCTTGGTAAGATTGTAGAAATTTCTCAGACAAAAGATTTGTTTGAGACTCCAAAACACTCTTATACAAAAGAATTAATTGACGCATTAAAGTTACCCCAAAAGATTATGGAATCTAATACAAAAAAGATTTTAAAACTTGAAGATTTTGGAGTTTTTGTTTCTAAAAAAAGTTTTTTTAGAAACAAAAAGATTGATTTAATCAAGCCTCTAAGTTTTGAAGTATTTGAAAATGAAATTTTGGGAGTTGTGGGAGAATCTGGCAGTGGGAAGACAAGTCTGATTTTAGGAATAATGAAACTCTTAAAATCTACAGGAAGTTTAGAAGTTTTGGATTGTAGAAAAAGTTTTTATGAAAACTTACAAATTGTGTTGCAAAATCCTTTTGCCTCTCTTAATCCAAGATGGAGAATCAATGAAATTTTAAATGAAACAAAAAAGATTCATAATCAAGAGATTGACTATAATGATATTTTGTCTCAAGTGGGTTTAGAGAGTAGTATTTTAGATTCCTACCCATATGAATTAAGTGGAGGACAAAACCAAAGAATAGCTATTGCAAGGGCATTGCTAGTAAAGCCCAAAATTTTGATTTTAGATGAGCCTACTTCAGCATTAGATAAGAAAAATCAAAAGAATATCTTAAATCTATTATTATCTTTACAAGCAAGGTATCAAATGAGTTATATTTTTGTAACTCATGATTTGGACATAGTTGAGGCTATATGTGACAGAGTGCTATTTATCCATCAAGGAAAGTTGCTTAAAACTTTAAATAAAAATGATTTTTTTACTTCTGATATTCCAGAGATTAAAAGAATGTTGGATTCAAGGCTATGAAAGTATTTTTAATTTGGTTTATTGGGTTACAAACTTTATTTGGATATGTAGTCAAAGACTTTAAGAGTGATGTAGAAATTTCTTCTAGAGAAAAAAAGATAAAAAATCAGTTTATTCTTGAAGTACAAAAAAGTAATAAAAAATTAGATTTTAGCTATCCCATTATGGAAGATTTTGAAGTTTTACCTATCCTATTTAGCATTAAAGATAAGGTCTATAGAGTCTATCTTAAAAATAAGAGGGTTTTTTTTAGTATCTTTGATGTGAAACAAGGGGAAAAATTAGAGATAAAGGTGCAATATAAAACCTTAAATAATCAAAAGTTTTTTCAAACACAGAGAGTTTATATTCCTAAGATGTCAAATGCTTTTAATGCAAAAATTAAAGTTGATATAGATAAAGATTGGGAATTAATTTCTCAAAGTAATTTTTTTAGGAAGAAAGATGGTTTATTTTTGTGGGAAGGGAGAGTGCAAGAAGGTTTTAATGATTATTTATGGCTAAGTGTTAAAAAAGCAAATTGGGATATTTCTATTAAAAATTATATTTATACTTCAGATAAAATTAATAATCTCAATGTATTTCTCCCTAAATATTTTAAAGATAGTGATATTAAAGTTAAAAAAATTGATTTTGATATCAATAGCAAACAGGCTCAGATCTTACAAAAACAAAACAATACTTCAGTTATATTTCGTAATGCTCAAATGCAAGATTTCATTTTAAAGATGAATGCACAGGTTTCTAATACATTAGAGTATTCTTATAAGAATCTTAATCCAAAAGATTTTGTATCAAAACAAAAAACACCAGGATTAAAAAAAATTGCTCAAAAAATTATTAAGGAAAATGCAAAAGAACCTCCTCATATAGCTATTGCACAATGGGTATTTCAACATATAAAATACAATGAGAAATATACCAATATACACATGAATAGTGATCAAATCTTAAGGGTTAAAAGTGGAGTATGTGAGCATTATGCACAACTTTATAATGATCTTTTACAAGCCCTTGATATCCCTAGTGTCTTTGTTACTGGAGTTGGTTTTAATCCCACTAAGAGGGCTTTTGAATACCATGCTTGGAATCTTGTTTATGTTGATAAAGAGTGGAAATCTATAGATACCACTTGGGGACTTTTTGGAGGTAAGTTGCCTATATCACACATCTTCTTTTATATAGGCTATCAACCTTTATTGATGTATGAAACATATGATATTCCCATAGAAAGGACACATACAGAAGTAGAACAAAAAATACGCTTTATTCCTTAATCTTTAATAAAAAATAAAGTAATTTTATTGTAGAATCTGCCTATTATTTTTTTATAAAAGGGTAGAAAATGAAAAAAGATATTCATCCTCAATATGTTCCTTGTAAAGTTACTTGTGTAACAAGTGGTAAAGAAATTGAAGTGATGAGCACAAAGAGCGAATTAAGAATTGATATTTCGAGTTTTTGTCATCCTTTCTATACAGGGAGTGATAAGATTGCTGATGCAACAGGTAGGGTTGAAAGATTTAAGCAAAAATATAATATGAAGTAATCGTGATTACCTTATTGCCAACTCCTATAGGGAATCTAAAGGATATAAGCTTTAGAACTTTGGAGGCCTTGGCAAAGAGTGAAGTTGTGTTGTGTGAAGACACAAGAGTCACAAAAAAACTACTAACTTTATTACAGAGAGATTCTATCATTACTCAGAATTTTCCTAAAATTTTTGAGGAAAAGGTTTTCTTTTCTTTCCATTCTCATAATCAAGAAGAGTTTTTAAGGAAGCAAGATAAGAGTTTTTTTGCAAGGGATGTTGTATTTTTAAGTGATGCGGGTATGCCCTGTATTAGCGATCCTGGGGCATTGCTTGTAAAATATGCACAAGAAAATAATATTGCCTATGATGTCTTGCCAGGCAGTAATGCTTGCTTGCTTGCTTATTGTATGAGTGGAAATATTGACGATGGGTTTATTTTTGGAGGATTTTTACCACACAAGCAACAAGATCGTAGAAAATGTTTGCAAGATTTTTTCTATTCACAATCATTTTTGCAAAAAAAATTAAGCATTATTTTCTATGAGAGTCCTCATAGAATCTTGGAGGCTTTAAAAGATATAGTTTTTGTGGATAGCCAGTGTGAGGTTTTTGCTATAAAAGAAATGAGTAAAAAAAATCAAAAATTTTTTTATTCAACTGCAATAGAAGTTTTAGAAAAACTACAAACAGAGAATCTAAAAGGGGAGTGGGTGTTGATTTTAAAATCAAAAAGACAAAATGATTACAAAAGTTTGAGTTTTGAAGATATATCTAATATGGAAATACCTCCTAAAATAAAAGCAAAACTACTGGCAAAAATGAGCAATCAAGATGTAAAAAAAATCTATGAGAGCTTGATAAAAGGATAGTAATGATTGTTTTTGGAAAACAGAGTGTATGTTATATTCTAGAGAATTTTCCTCATCTAATACAAGAAATCTATTTTTCTAAAGAAATTGATAAAAAGCTTTTTGTAAAATTTTCTCAACTAAAAAAACCTATTTTAAGAATTGATAATAAAAAAGCACAAAGTCTCGCAAAAAATGGTAACCATCAGGGATTTTTTTTAAAAATTACTCCCATATCTTCCACATCTTTTAAAGAAATTAAAACAATGAAAAAGATACTGGTTTTATGCGGTCTGACAGATGTAGGAAATATAGGAAGTATTTTTCGAAGTGCGTATTGTTTTGGGATTGATGCAGTGATATTATCTGGTATTAAGAGCTTTTCAGTTGAGGGGGTAATACGAAGTAGTGTAGGAGCAATTTTACAGATACCTTTTTGTATTATTGAAAATACAATGGATCTCATTCATGAGTTAAAAAGCAAAGGATTTTTTCTATACGGTGCAGATATGAGTGGAAAAGATATTACAGAGTGCGCTATAGCTCAAAAGTATGCCCTATTTTTGGGTAATGAAGCAAACGGTTTAGGAGGTAAAATTTTATCAAAACTTGATACAATAACTTCAATTAGGATGCATAGTGGGTTTGATTCTTTAAATGTTGCAGTTGCAGCAGGTATTTTAATGCATAGAATGTAAAAAATTAGGATATAACTAGGATATAACATGGAAGCTATAGAAAAACTAAAACAAATTGGAATAAAAAGGATCAATCAAGATACAAAGATTTCTGTAAGTGTGATTGAAAATATTCTTGAAAAAAGATTTGACAAAATTCAAAGAGTATGGATTGTTGGATTTTTGCCAATTTTAGAGAGGGAATATAATGTTGATCTTAAGGAATGGTTAGAAGAATATGATACTTATCTTTTTGAAAATCAACAAAAAAATATAGATGATGCTTATCAGATAAGAGAGTTGGAATTAGATACGCAAAAACAAAAATATGATAGCTTTAAAAGAAGCATTTTTAGAGATTCTGCTAAACAGGTTTTTTACACATGTTTAGGTGTATTTTTAGTTGCAGTGATTTACACATCCTTTAAGTTTTATAATTCCTTTAAAAATGCAAGTGGAGAGTATGATGTTGTTGAAAAACCACTGTCTTCTGAAATAGAAGAAAGTCAAGGTATTTATACCAATCTTGGTTTTCAGCAGATAGATGGAAAGAAAGAGATTGATATTGATAAACTTGTAGCTGATAATGAGATAGA containing:
- a CDS encoding ATP-binding cassette domain-containing protein, yielding MLLTPRKIKDSLMIEFKNFTAGFSKGFVLQDINLSINSGEFLALVGESGSGKSLLASMMLGLWSEFSYEIFNGDLLIDGVSIKSQSQRFFHQKRREFFGYIPQNPLEALNPLQKISKQMLETLKLSFPFLTKMQIKDKIQKAFLSANLSLDLLDSYPYELSGGQNQRVLILQNVLKNPKILICDEPTTALDSNIQKQVLEFLFQECREKNIALLLISHDLNIVRSFVEKICVMHLGKIVEISQTKDLFETPKHSYTKELIDALKLPQKIMESNTKKILKLEDFGVFVSKKSFFRNKKIDLIKPLSFEVFENEILGVVGESGSGKTSLILGIMKLLKSTGSLEVLDCRKSFYENLQIVLQNPFASLNPRWRINEILNETKKIHNQEIDYNDILSQVGLESSILDSYPYELSGGQNQRIAIARALLVKPKILILDEPTSALDKKNQKNILNLLLSLQARYQMSYIFVTHDLDIVEAICDRVLFIHQGKLLKTLNKNDFFTSDIPEIKRMLDSRL
- the rpmA gene encoding 50S ribosomal protein L27 gives rise to the protein MAHKKGQGSTQNNRDSAGRRLGIKKFGSQFVRAGNIIVRQRGTKVHLGENVGMGKDHTIFALIDGIVKFQQKTKDRKKVSVIPA
- the rsmI gene encoding 16S rRNA (cytidine(1402)-2'-O)-methyltransferase, producing MITLLPTPIGNLKDISFRTLEALAKSEVVLCEDTRVTKKLLTLLQRDSIITQNFPKIFEEKVFFSFHSHNQEEFLRKQDKSFFARDVVFLSDAGMPCISDPGALLVKYAQENNIAYDVLPGSNACLLAYCMSGNIDDGFIFGGFLPHKQQDRRKCLQDFFYSQSFLQKKLSIIFYESPHRILEALKDIVFVDSQCEVFAIKEMSKKNQKFFYSTAIEVLEKLQTENLKGEWVLILKSKRQNDYKSLSFEDISNMEIPPKIKAKLLAKMSNQDVKKIYESLIKG
- the rlmB gene encoding 23S rRNA (guanosine(2251)-2'-O)-methyltransferase RlmB, whose amino-acid sequence is MVMIVFGKQSVCYILENFPHLIQEIYFSKEIDKKLFVKFSQLKKPILRIDNKKAQSLAKNGNHQGFFLKITPISSTSFKEIKTMKKILVLCGLTDVGNIGSIFRSAYCFGIDAVILSGIKSFSVEGVIRSSVGAILQIPFCIIENTMDLIHELKSKGFFLYGADMSGKDITECAIAQKYALFLGNEANGLGGKILSKLDTITSIRMHSGFDSLNVAVAAGILMHRM
- a CDS encoding ABC transporter permease, with the translated sequence MIKHKGSFLSSRWKIFRANRRAYFSLWIFCILLFLSTFANFIANDKPILIYKNQKFYFPVIFQYSEREFGGFFETEAQYSDGYFKKDLLQDSFVVWPLIKYSYDSIIWDLQEPAPISPSLKHLLGTDDQARDVLARLIYAYRVSLWFGILLCISSVTVGVFIGAIQGFYGGRIDLFTQRLVEIWSGIPLLFLMMILSSFVTPSFWWILMIVLLFSWMGIVGVVRAEFLRGRNMDYIKIAKTLGVSDLSIIFKHLLPNAMVATITYIPFIITGSIATLISLDFLGFGMPVGSASLGELLQQGKNNLYAPHLAIISFFAVAILLSILVFIGEGVRDAFNPKKNKR
- the rpmE gene encoding 50S ribosomal protein L31, which encodes MKKDIHPQYVPCKVTCVTSGKEIEVMSTKSELRIDISSFCHPFYTGSDKIADATGRVERFKQKYNMK
- a CDS encoding transglutaminase-like domain-containing protein encodes the protein MKVFLIWFIGLQTLFGYVVKDFKSDVEISSREKKIKNQFILEVQKSNKKLDFSYPIMEDFEVLPILFSIKDKVYRVYLKNKRVFFSIFDVKQGEKLEIKVQYKTLNNQKFFQTQRVYIPKMSNAFNAKIKVDIDKDWELISQSNFFRKKDGLFLWEGRVQEGFNDYLWLSVKKANWDISIKNYIYTSDKINNLNVFLPKYFKDSDIKVKKIDFDINSKQAQILQKQNNTSVIFRNAQMQDFILKMNAQVSNTLEYSYKNLNPKDFVSKQKTPGLKKIAQKIIKENAKEPPHIAIAQWVFQHIKYNEKYTNIHMNSDQILRVKSGVCEHYAQLYNDLLQALDIPSVFVTGVGFNPTKRAFEYHAWNLVYVDKEWKSIDTTWGLFGGKLPISHIFFYIGYQPLLMYETYDIPIERTHTEVEQKIRFIP